A genomic segment from Conger conger chromosome 2, fConCon1.1, whole genome shotgun sequence encodes:
- the cdc37 gene encoding hsp90 co-chaperone Cdc37, whose translation MTTIDYSVWDHIEVSDDEDDTHPNIDTPSLFRWRHQARVDRMEQFEKQGADLEKSQAECRRKLADVQKRVKELGSAGTDDAKAELSRAKEEEKQLKKEERSWEKKLEEHRREEKKMPWNVDTLCKEGFSKSVVNIKPDLKEETEEEKEQKHKTFVEKYDKQIKHFGMLRRWDDSQKYLSDNPHLVCEETANYLVIMCIDLEVAEKHALMEQVAHQTIVMQFILELAKSLKVDPRGCFRQFFSKIKTADQQYQDAFNDELESFKERVRGRAKVRIEKAMQEYEEQEKQKRLGPGGLDPVDVYETLPAELQKCFDEKDIQMLQDAISKMDPTEAKIHMQKCIDSGLWVPNSRTEEAGDKEEEEAEPEKE comes from the exons ATGACGACCATAGATTACAGCGTGTGGGACCATATCGAGGTGTCAGACGATGAGGACGACACTCATCCAAACATTGATACCCCCAGCCTTTTCAGATGGAGACATCAG GCCCGCGTGGACAGGATGGAGCAGTTCGAGAAGCAAGGGGCCGATCTGGAGAAGAGCCAGGCGGAGTGTCGGCGCAAGCTGGCGGATGTACAGAAGCGGGTAAAGGAGCTGGGGAGTGCGGGCACGGACGACGCCAAGGCGGAGCTGAGCCGGGcgaaggaggaagagaagcaGTTGAAGAAGGAGGAGCGCAGCTGGGAGAAGAAGCTCGAGGAGCACCGTCGCGAGGAGAAGAAGATGCCCTGGAACGTGGACACACTGTGCAAGGAGGGCTTCAGCAAG agtgTAGTGAATATAAAGCCAGATCTGAAAGAGGAGACTGAGGAGGAGAAGGAACAGAAGCACAAGACCTTTGTTGAGAAGTATGATAAACAGATCAAACACTTTG GGATGCTGAGGCGCTGGGACGACAGCCAGAAGTACCTATCGGACAACCCCCACCTGGTGTGTGAGGAGACCGCCAACTACTTGGTCATCATGTGCATCGACCTGGAGGTGGCGGAG aaacacgcGCTGATGGAGCAGGTTGCACATCAGACCATAGTCATGCAGTTTATCCTGGAGCTGGCCAAGAGCCTGAAGGTGGATCCCAGAGGCTGCTTCCGCCAGTTCTTTTCCAAgattaag ACTGCAGACCAGCAGTACCAGGACGCGTTTAACGATGAGCTGGAGTCCTTTAAGGAGCGTGTGCGGGGCCGGGCCAAGGTGCGCATTGAGAAGGCCATGCAGGAGTACGAGGAGCAGGAGAAGCAGAAGCGCCTGGGCCCTGGAGGTCTGGACCCTGTGGACGTCTACGAGACTCTGCCTGCG GAGCTGCAGAAGTGTTTCGATGAGAAGGACATTCAGATGCTGCAGGATGCCATCAGCAAAATGGACCCTACG GAGGCTAAGATCCACATGCAGAAGTGCATTGATTCGGGGCTGTGGGTGCCCAACTCGCGGACCGAGGAGGCTGGCgacaaagaggaggaggaggcggagcccGAGAAGGAGTGA